A DNA window from Phycisphaerales bacterium AB-hyl4 contains the following coding sequences:
- a CDS encoding enolase C-terminal domain-like protein, with protein sequence MSDQALQVAGSAQVLEARVTFSHQPFVRPLVLSTGPIASITQADAVVRVRVGEVEAEGRGCIYLSDLWAWPDPAVEHADRDAAMRAYCHDVAERLPRISDQLAHPLAIGLRLHHDAIEQSPTMQPATPPALARCVCASIFDAAVHDAVGQALGVSAFDLYAADQPLPEADAAFGGVGRTFAAIRTMFSSPPRSHSPAWWIVGKADDLEQDVRPHIKKHGYFAFKLKIMGRNADEDAQRVAEVYRAARDWGINQPRLTIDSNEANPDATSVLDFLDRLTSIDRDACAALEMIEQPTGRDIQKHAFDWSPVAARKPVMVDEGLMTLDSMKLAREQGWSGFALKTCKGHSFALVAAAWAQQHGMALSLQDLTNPGLSAVHAALFAARVPTMNGVELNSSQFTPAANTDWLDRFPDLFRVRNGMHQLPVSTTVGLGGHALP encoded by the coding sequence ATGTCCGATCAGGCACTTCAAGTGGCCGGCAGCGCTCAGGTACTCGAGGCCCGCGTGACGTTTTCTCATCAGCCGTTCGTAAGGCCGCTGGTGCTGAGCACCGGGCCGATCGCGTCGATCACGCAGGCCGACGCGGTGGTGCGTGTCCGCGTGGGGGAGGTGGAGGCCGAGGGACGCGGCTGTATTTATCTCAGTGACTTGTGGGCCTGGCCGGACCCGGCGGTGGAGCACGCGGACCGTGACGCAGCCATGCGGGCGTATTGCCATGACGTCGCAGAACGTCTGCCACGGATAAGCGATCAACTGGCGCATCCGCTGGCCATCGGCCTTCGTCTTCACCACGACGCGATCGAGCAGTCGCCGACCATGCAGCCGGCCACACCCCCGGCACTGGCGCGGTGTGTATGCGCAAGCATCTTCGACGCGGCGGTGCACGATGCCGTGGGCCAGGCGCTGGGTGTCAGTGCGTTCGATCTTTATGCGGCCGATCAACCTTTGCCGGAGGCCGACGCTGCATTTGGTGGTGTCGGCCGCACCTTCGCCGCCATCCGGACGATGTTCAGCTCGCCGCCGCGCTCGCACAGCCCGGCCTGGTGGATCGTGGGCAAGGCGGACGACCTGGAGCAGGATGTTCGCCCGCACATCAAAAAGCACGGCTACTTCGCATTCAAGCTCAAAATCATGGGCCGGAATGCGGATGAGGATGCCCAACGCGTCGCCGAGGTATACCGCGCCGCCCGAGACTGGGGCATCAATCAGCCGCGCCTGACCATCGATTCCAACGAAGCGAATCCCGACGCAACAAGCGTGCTCGACTTCCTCGATCGCCTGACATCGATCGACCGCGACGCCTGCGCCGCATTGGAGATGATCGAGCAACCGACCGGCCGGGATATTCAAAAGCATGCGTTCGACTGGTCGCCCGTCGCGGCCCGCAAGCCGGTGATGGTGGACGAGGGGCTGATGACGCTGGACTCGATGAAGTTGGCTCGCGAGCAGGGCTGGTCAGGCTTCGCGCTGAAGACATGCAAGGGACACAGTTTTGCCTTGGTCGCCGCCGCCTGGGCTCAGCAGCACGGCATGGCACTGTCGTTGCAGGATCTGACCAACCCGGGCTTGAGTGCGGTGCATGCCGCGTTGTTCGCAGCGCGCGTGCCAACGATGAATGGCGTCGAGTTGAACTCGTCCCAGTTCACCCCCGCTGCGAACACCGACTGGCTCGACCGTTTTCCCGATCTGTTTCGCGTCCGCAACGGGATGCACCAACTGCCCGTCTCCACGACCGTGGGGCTAGGTGGACACGCGCTACCATAG